The Sphingobacterium lactis sequence CAATTGGCGAACCACCCACTGATGATCGACGACCATTATGCCGATGGATCGGGTAAATTTGATGCTGCCATCGAAACGATGGATGCGATCCTTAAGGAAGGAAACAAAGTCTTGATCTTTTCGCAGTTCGTCCGCCATCTGCAGATTTTCCGAGACTACTTCATTAAGCACAAGGTGAGGTATGCCTATTTGGATGGCGCTACGGTAGACCGGAATGCTGCAGTCAAGGAATTCAAAGAGAATGATGACACCCAGGTCTTCCTCATTTCCATCAAAGCAGGTGGGGTCGGTCTGAACCTGACAGAAGCGGATTATGTATTTATCCTTGATCCCTGGTGGAACCCAGCAGTGGAGCAACAGGCCATTGACCGAAGTCACCGCATTGGGCAGAAAAAGAATGTTTTCATCTATAAGTTCATTTCCAAGGACACCATCGAGGAGAAAATCCTGGCATTACAGGGCATGAAAAAAAGCATCGCCACGACGCTGATCAATACGGAGGAGTCCTTTGTGAAGTCCTTAACGAAAGAGGATATCAGTGAACTCTTCAGTTAGCCATCCCGCTACAAAAAAATAGATGTTCACACCATAAACCCCTATAAGTCAACCTGTATCACAAAACTTTAAGAAAAATTTAATTACATTAGGTTTCTCTACCTATATGCTTATGACTTACGAATTAGATTTTTCCACCCAGTATGGTCAGTTTTATCTTGTTGACAAAGGTTCAAAAAACCACACGGAAGTCAAAGATTTTTGGAGCGATCAAGCTTTTAGCGATCGTCTTGGCGAAACGGGCTCGATGCTTGGTATCCTGATCGAAAACGACCTGACCACCGTGAAGGGAAGGCTGGAAATCCTTGACGGACCGCCGTCGGAATTGGAACCTGAAGCCGAACATATCGTGGAGACTTCCCTGGTCCTGGATTCGGGCATATTGGAGCTACAGGATTGTCCATCCAGTCGGATCCTGGTGGAAGTTCCGCTGGAGAAAGGCACTTACAGAATCCGGATCAGTTCATACCACATCAGTGAGCCCTACGCAACGAAAAGTGACGAAGTAAACGATCGGTACCTCCTGCAGGTCTGGAAAGAGCATCAGGCATCCGAAAAAAGGGTCCTTAGGCAATTCGATAGGTTTTAGCCAGTAAAGCGCTTGCAATCCGGAGACGTTGATTTTATTAGGTATAAAAAAATGCCCTGATGGAATCATCAGGGCATGTATACAATATTTTATTCTTATAATGCGGATCTGAAATTCACCACACTTTCTTGTACATTCGGTTGGTTATTCTCCCAGTTGTATTCGTATTCTGCAGAGAACATGCCTTTATAGTTCTGACGTTTCAATTCGGCCTGCACTTCTTTCAAGCCTAATTTTCCGGTACCCCAGATGACGTCATGCGCCTTTTTATCACCAAAAGCATTCAGGTCCTTAAAATGGATATGGAAGATCTTCCCTTCCAACTTCTTAAGGGAAGCTATGGGATCTAGGCTGGACCGCATCCAGTGGCCAACATCGGCTGCTGCGCCCATGCGTGCGCTTCTACCTTCCAAAGCCTTCAGAACCACATCAGGATTCCAATAGTGTGAAGGTTCAGGGTGGTTATGGATCGCCAGACGGATATCATATTGATCGCATAGCGCGGATAAATAATCCAATTGGTCTTCTGATGGTTCTGCGTTGATCACCTGTACCCCAAGATCTTTGGCAAATTGGAATATTTTTTCCCATTCCGCTTTATCCTTGGCGCCCACGACACCATAGGCATGCAGGGTTATACCGCGATCCTTTAGCAGTTGCTTGACCAACTTCCTGCCTTCAGGAGAAAGTTCGTACGTCATTTTCTCCGTGCTTCCGGCACCAATTTCTTGACCTGGAAATGCTTCTACGAAGCGAAGGTTGGATTGCGCAATTCTATTTAATGCTTGCTCAAAGTTGAATAGGCGGAACGTATAGGCTTGTGCGCCCAATTTCCAACCGAGCTTTTCCTCAGGAAATGGACCTTTAGCTTTCGTTACAGCTTCTTCATTCGTCGGGTGCACCTTACTTGCGCATGATGCGAACATCAGCAGGGCTACCGCAAGGATGCCCGAACATAATTTAGTCAATTGTTTCATTTTTATTTAGCGTTGATTTATGTTTTAGGCTTCAAATTGAGGAACGGCCAACTTGATCCGCTCCAACACCTCTGCTTGCCCCAACAGTTCGGCAATCTTGAACACATCCGGTCCAAATTTCCCGCCCACTAACATAATTCGGAACGGCATCATCAATTCGCCCATCTTCATCCCCGATTCAGCGATCAGGTTTTTGAATAGCGGTTCCAAGGTTGCGGCATCCCAAGTCTGTTGTTGGGCAAACACGTCACTGACCTTGGTAAAGAATGATGTCTTATCGGCGTTCCATTTAGGTTTTACGGCATCTACGTCATAGGTTGTTGGTTTCTGGAAGAAGAATGATGATTGCTCCCAAAAATCCTCGATGTAAGTTAACCTTTCTTTCACTAAATCGAGAACGATTCCGACAAAATTTTCATCCTGTTGTTCGACCTGTATGCCATGGCTTTCCAGAACAGCCGCTACCTGCGGTAATAATTCGCTTTCTGGTGCGCGCTTTATCCATTCCTGATTGAACCATTTTGCCTTTTCGAAATCGAATTTTGCACCGGCTTTACTGATTCTGTCGACGGAGAATTTTGCGATCAATTCCTCCAAGGTGAATAATTCCTGATCGGTACCATCGTTCCAGCCCAATACGGCCAACATATTAACGAATGCCTCCGGCAAGAATCCGCGCTCACGGAATCCTGTGGTTAAGTCACCAGTTTTCGGATCGTTCCAGTTCATGGCATATACCGGAAACCCTAAGCGATCGCCATCACGTTTGCTCAACTTTCCATTTCCATCGGGTTTAAGGATCAATGGCAGGTGTGCCCATTCGGGCATCTCCTCTTTCCAGCCCAAATATTCCCATAGGAGAATGTGCACTGGAGCAGAAGGCAACCATTCCTCACCACGGAAGACATGGGAAATGTCCATTGCCTTATCATCCACGACCACAGCAAGGTGGTACGTTGGCATGCCATCGGCTTTGAGCAGGACTTTATCATCTACTAATTTTGTTTCAAAACTTACCCGTCCACGGATCATATCTTCGAATGAGACCACTTCATCTTCCGGCATTTTGATACGGATGGTATGTGGCGCACCACTTTTCAATAGGCGAGCTGTTTCCTCTTCACCTAGGCTTAGTGAATTCCGAAGGTCCATGCGGTTATCATGGGCATACCGGAAATTCGGGTGCTGCTCACGCTGCGCATTCAGTTCTTCTGGAGTATCGAAGGCATAAAAGGCATGTCCTTTTGCTACCAGATCTTCCGCAAAATGGCGGTAAGAGGGCTTGCGCTCACTTTGCCTGTACGGTCCATAATTGCCACCATGCTGCGGGCTTTCATCTGGATTTAACCCACACCATGCCAAACATTCCATGATATACTCTTCGGCACCCGGCACGAAACGTGTCTGGTCTGTATCCTCCACACGCAGGATAAAATCGCCTTGGTGATGTTTAGCAAAAAGATAGTTGAATAGTGCGGTACGAACACCGCCCAAATGTAATCCGCCGGTCGGACTTGGCGCAAAACGGACGCGAACTTTTTTATGTGAACTCATAAGCACAAAACTACGCATTTATTACTTTTCTTTCTCGTAGCAATGGGAAAATGATTATTTTGGTTGACGCGTAACGCTATGAAGCAACATCCTTACCGGTATAATAAACAGCAATGGAAGTTTTTCCTGTTCCTATTTGCAGCCTTGATTGCTGCAGCATCCCTGCTGTATACCAATTATTTGGTGAAGAGTCTGTCGAAATCGGAACGAACCAAAGCGGAAGTCTGGGCCATGAGCACGCAGAGTATCGTCACGATGCCCGATGTGGACGACCAGTTTATCAGCTTTATCTACGCGGTTCGGGATAGTCTCAGCCTTCCGGCAATCATCACCAAGGAAGATGGAACGATTATTTTCTGGCGTGATCTGGACAGCACCAAAACCAACATTCACCCGTCTGCAGTCGACAGCAGTAGCACGCAGGAATATGATCCGGAATACTTCGAGAAGCAGCTTTCAAAAATGAAGAAAGCCCATCCCCCGATCCACATATCCTTGGATACGGGCGAGAAATGGCTGGTTTACTACCAGGACTCTGCTGCCCTAAGCCAATTGCGGATATTTCCTTACTTACAGCTTTCCCTGATTGCGATCTTCTTGATTATTGCCTATACAGTTTTCAACTCCATCCGAGACTCCGAACAGAATCTTGTATGGGTGGGTATGGCGAAAGAGGCTGCCCATCAGCTGGGCACGCCGATCTCATCCATGATGGGCTGGCTGGAGCTGGCCAGGATAACTTATGAGGGACGCGACAACTCGTTGTTGGACGAAATGGAACGGGATGTGAAACGGTTGGAAATCGTTGCAGACAGGTTTTCGAAAATTGGATCTACGCCCTCCCTCTCCAACCATGTCGTGTATAAAATCGTGGAGGAATATGTCAATTATTTCAGTGTTCGGACCAGTAAGCGTATTACATTTGAGATGACCGGAGACCAACAAGTGGAAGCCCAAGTGAATGTACAGGTATTCGACTGGATCATTGAAAACCTCCTCAAAAACGCTGTAAATGCCATCGAAGGTGAGGGTAAGATTACCATTAACATTTCAGAAAACATTGCAAAAGAGGAAATTTTTATAGACATTAGTGACACCGGAAAAGGAATTCCAAGGTCCAATTGGGAGACCATTTTTCAACCAGGATATACCACCAGACAGCGGGGTTGGGGATTAGGATTGAGTCTGACAAAGCGGATGGTATATTACCATAAAGGACAAATTTTCGTTAAAGAATCTGAAATAGGAAAAGGTACTACCTTTCGAATCGTATTAAAAAGTAATTTACGCTATGAACCCACTCAAATCTGATGAATATCCGGCAATCTTCAATGATTACATCGAAACCGTCACGGGCGATGTGATGGAAGAACTGCAGGAACAGATCGACACTTTCCCCGAATTAATTGCGAGTATCCCCGAAGAGTTGGGTACGTATGCTTATGCAGAAGATAAATGGTCGGTAAAGGAGGTCCTTTGCCATATCGTTGATGCAGAACGCATCATGACCTACCGGGCCTTACGCTTCGGCAGGAATGACATGACCGCATTGGCATCCTTTGAACAGGATGAGTTCGTGATCAATGGTCGCCATAATGAGCGTAAATTGGCGGATATCGCAGAAGAGTTCGTCCACCTGCGCAAGGCGAACATGCACCTGTTCAAATCTTTTGATGAAACAGAGCTTGCCCGTAAAGGGATGGCTTCCGATCGGTTGATTTCCGTTAGGGCACTTCTATACATCATTGCAGGTCACCTCAACCACCATGTTATTATCCTGAAAGCCCGTTATTTAAAAGATCAAAAGTTGATAAACGATGTGGTATAAGGAATATACGTTAGAAGAAGTCAATAAGATCTTTGCGATCAACATGACCGGTTTCCTGGATATCAAAGCAGTTTCGATTACACCGGACGCCCTTGTTGCGGAAATGCCGGTTACTGAAAAAGTAAAACAGCCATTTGGTATCTTACATGGTGGGGCATCTGTCGTGCTGGCGGAATCCGTAGGTAGTGTTGCCTCCCATATGTTGGTCGATTCGGAAGTCTGGGCCGCGGTTGGATTGGAAATAAATGCCAACCACATCCGTCCGGTAACAAAGGGCGTGGTGCGCGGAACATGCAAGCCTCTGCATATTGGAAAAACCACCCACGTGTGGGATATTCAGATCCATGATGAACGCAATAAATTGGTCTGCGTTTCCCGCCTGACCATGGCCATCATCAAAAAACCGAAGCTCGCTTAAAACAATATTCAACTATACGTGTTCATAAAAAACCATAAATATTATGGTATTATGATACGGTTTAGGTTTGAGAGAGACGTTGCTAAAACGATGTCTCTCTTTTTTATGCCCGCATGCAAACGGTTGATTGACATTTTAACCTTTAAAATATGGAAATATTTTATTAGCCTTGTGATTACCTTAAATTAATATTTGACACATCAAATTTATGACCACGCAGAATAATCAATCCACTGTAGGGCCTATGATCATCATTGGCTCGTTATTCTTTATCTTCGGGTTCGCCACTTGGCTTAACTCCTTATTAATCCCTTATTTACGAATCGCCTGTGAGCTGACAGAGGTACAATCCTACTTCGTTACGTTCGCCTTCTATATCGCATATTTAGTGATGGCACCGGTATCCACTTGGGTACTGAACAGGTTTGGATTTAAGAACGGGATGGCTGTTTCCTTGGGGATTATGGCGGTTGGAGCGTTATTGTTTATTCCTGCGGCATATTCACGAACATATTTGCTTTTCTTAGTCGGTCTCTTTATCATGGGTGGTGGATTAGCCATTCTACAGACGGCTTCCAATCCGTACATCACGATCCTTGGTCCTGTGGAAACGGCAGCACGCCGGATCAGTATCATGGGTATCTGTAATAAGTTTGCGGGTGCCTTAGCGCCTATCATCCTGGGTTTCTTCCTGAAATTGGACGAAGCCGATAAGGTTAAGGAACAATTGGCAACCATGAGCCTCGAAGAGAAGAGTCTAGCCTTGGACAATATCGCCCTGAAAGTGGTCAATCCATACATCGGTATTGTTGTCGTGCTGGTACTGTTGGGTGTCTGGATTTCAAAATCCAATCTACCTGAAGTGAAGGGTGATGAGGAAGAAGACCAAGAACACCATAACCTGACAGAAACGAAGCACTCCATTTTTGATTTCCCGCACGTATTGCTTGGTTTCATCGCGTTATTCGCGTATGTGGGTGTTGAAGTATTGGCAGGAGATACCATTATTGCCTACGGTACCTTCTTGGGTATCCCGTTGGCAGACGCCAAGTTCTTCACGTCATTCACCATGGCATCCATGGTATTCGGTTATATCATCGGTATCATTGCGATCCCAAAATACCTATCCCAAGAAACGGCATTGAAAGCTTGTGCCATCCTGGGGATTTTGCTAACCGTAGGTATCGTGTTTACCGACGGTATGGTTTCCTTGGCTTTGGTAGGTCTATTGGGTCTGGCGAATTCACTGGTATGGCCGGCAATTTGGCCATTGGCATTGAAAGGTGTAGGTAAATTCACGAGTGCCGCATCAGGGATCTTGGTGATGGGTATTGCCGGTGGGGCAGTTATCCCGTTGTTATACGGCTGGTTATCCCACTCCGTTGGAGCACACCAAGCCTATTGGATCGCGTTACCATGTTACTTATTTATCCTTTATTATGCCGTATCAGGACATAAGGTCCGTAAGCATTAAAAAGGCATGATCAAGAATATTAAATGGAGTTAGGCGACTGACTCCATTTTCTTTTTTGGCCTTTTTTCTTATCTTCGATAATTCTATTTAAAAGATTATGAAAAAATTAGCATTAACTATCCTGGTTGTGGCAGGATTAATCTTCAGCAGTAATCAGGCTGAAGCTCAATTAAAATTACCACAATCAAGTAGCACCCAATTTATCATTCAGGATTTAGGTATTGAACAGGTCAGCGTAATCTATCAGCGTCCAAGTGCAAAAGGTAGAACGATTTTTGGCGACCTAGTTCCTTATGGACAGATTTGGCGCACGGGAGCAAATAATGCAACAAATATCACTTTCCAATCAGAAGTAATGATTGAAGGGCAGAAACTAGATTCAGGTACATACGCCCTATTCACGTTGCCAACCAAAGATGAATGGACGATCATCTTCAATAAAAACGCGAAACAGTGGGGTGCCTATACCTACGATAAGGCGGACGATGTTCTTCGCATCAAAGTAAAACCAACAGAATTGCCTACGCATGTAGAAACCTTCACGATTGGGTTTGAGGATGTTCACGAGCAGACCATGGACATGACCTTAAGCTGGGAGAAAACTAAAGTGAAATTCAATATTACCGTAGATCAGAAAGCAGAGATCATTGCCAGCATTGAGGAAGCCATGAAAGGCGAGAAAAAGCCTTATTTCAATGCCGCTATGTATTATTACAATAACGACGTGGACATTGCAAAAGCTGCGGAATGGATGAAAATTGCCGATAAGGGCAATACCAAAGCTCCACACGTGAAATACTGGAAAGCATTGATCCTAGCAAAGGCTGGGGATACAGCTGGCGCGTTAAAAGCTGCAGAAGAGGGCTTGGCCATGGCGAAAAAGCAAAACCATACCGAGTACATCAAATTGATTACGGAAGCTATAGCGACTATCAAAAAATAAGAACATTGCAATAAAAATAAAACAGAAAATCCTGATCGATTGATCAGGATTTTCTGTTTTATACCGGTTATATCTTTGATCTGTCCGTTTCTCAGCCCTTTAATGCCTTCCATAGGATTTCTATCGGATGCTGGGCGATGACTCCTGTACCGTCCTTTATTTGATGCCTACAGCTTGACCCAGGAGCTGCTACAATGGTAGTATCTGCCTTCCCCCGTACTGCGGGAAAAAGCACCAGCTCTCCGATCTGTTGGGAAAGTGCATAATGCTCCTTTTCATAGCCAAAGGATCCCGCCATACCGCAACAACCCGAAGGAATCTGTTTAACGTTGTAATTCGATGGAATCCCCAACACCTTGGAAACCGTCGGCAGCAGCCCCCAGGCTTTCTGTTGGCAGTGCCCATGTAAGAGGATATCCTGGGCTTGATCATCAAATTGTGCAGAGGATATATGCCCCTGTTCGAACTCCTGCAAGATGTATTCCTCAAAGGTCACCGCCAGAGGGGCGATGCGTTCAGCATCGGCCAGGAGATGATCATCCACAAGGTCTACATATTCATCGCGGAAGGTCAATATCGTCGATGGTTCGACAGCCAACAATTGGGTATCCTTATCCAGTCGATCACGAAAGATTTCTACATTTTTATTGGCCAGCTTTTTTGCGTCCCGAAGCAATCCTTTTGAAATCAATGCCCGCCCAGAAAAAGCATGGGGTACCATGAGTACCTCATATCCCAGACGCTCCAAGAGCAAGATTGCCTTCTTGCCAAGTTCCACCTCATTGAAGTTGGTGAACTCGTCGCAGAAAAAATAAACCGACTTGATGGCTTTCCTATTACCGACAAATGGCTTATCCTTTTGTTGGAACCATTTTCGGAGGGTAGTGGATGCTATTTTGGGGATTTCGCGCTCCGGCGCAAAACCCAATATGTTCTTGACCAGACGACTCGTGTACTTATTGCCTGCGACTACATTGTACAGTCCAGCAATCGGCTGCATCAATTTGGTCATCGCATCCACATGTCCGATCATGCGCGATCGGAAAGGAACACCATGACTATCGTAATACCCCTGAAGGAATTCTGCTTTCAACTTTGCCATATCCACGGAGGAAGGGCATTCCGATTTGCAGGCTTTACAACTCAAGCAGAGGTCCATGACTTCCTTGATTTCCTGATGGTCAAATGGGTTCGCTTTCTCAGAGTTGGTCAACATCTCCCGCAGGATGTTGGCGCGGGCCCGTGTCGTGTCCTTTTCGTTTTTCGTTGCCATATACGAGGGACACATGGTTCCACCCGACAGGTGCGACTTTCGGCAGTCTCCGGATCCATTGCATTGTTCGGCATGCTGCAGCACGGTTTGAGGTCCATAACGGAACACGGTCTTTATCGTTCTTTCCTGTTGCCCGGGTTTATAGCGCAGGAACGTATTCATCGCTGGAGTATCCACGATCTTTCCCGGATTGAAGATCCCCAAGGGATCCCAGGTTTTTTTAATTTCTTTTAACAGCGCATAGTTGTGGTCCCCAATCATTAGCGGGATAAATTCTCCACGCAACCTCCCATCGCCATGTTCACCGCTCAGGGATCCTTTATATTTCTTTACCAGATGGGCAATCTCTAGCGCAATTTCCCGAAACAGCTCATTTCCCTCCTGTGTTTTTAGGTTAATGATCGGGCGCAAATGCAACTCGCCTGTTGCGGCATGGGCATAATGCACCGCATACAGTTTATATTTTTCTAAAATGATATTAAAATCGGCAATATAGGCTGGTAAGTCGGCCACATCAACTGCTGTATCTTCAATCACCGCCACGGGTTTATCATCGCCTGGCACATTACTCAGCAAGCCCAGACCGGCTTTTCGCAAATCCCAAACGTTCTTTTTGGCCGCCCCCAATACCAATGGAAAATGATACCCTATGCCATGGGCAAGAAGATCTGCTTCAACCTCGGCCACCTTGGCTCGGATGGCTGCTTCATCCACCCCATCATATTCGGCAATTAGAATGGCCTGGGGCTCCCCCGATACGAAAAATCGGTTCTTGGATTGTTCCAGGTTATCTTTCGTGCGCTCCAAGATATAATGGTCCATCAACTCACTCACCAACGGTTTATGTTTGAGGACAATCAAGTTTCCCTGCAAAGCGTCTTTCAGCGTATGGAAATGCACGCACAGCAAACCACTAGGTAGCGAAGGCAACGGGTCGACATGCAGTTTTATTTCGGTAATGAAGGCAAGTGTACCTTCCGAACCACAAATCAGTTTACAGAAGTTAAAAGGTTCCTTTCCGGCCGTAAATGGGTCAGTTTCCAATAAGAGGTCGATGGCATAGCCCGTATTTCGGCGATGAACGGAAGGTTTCGGAAAATGTGCTCGGATTTCTTCCTGATTCCGGTAGTTGCTCAATAGGCTACGGCATTGTTTATACAGCTGCCCTTCCAGGTCACCCTGGTTACATTTGCGATCGAACTCGTCATACGTCAGCGCTTTGAAGGTTACCTCGGAGCCATCGCTCAATAGGGCTTGCACCTCAATGGTATGCTCTCTTGCGCTTCCGTAGATCAACGAATTGGAACCGCAGCTGTTATTGCCGACCATCCCACCGATCATGGCGCGATTGGCCGTTGAAGTCTCCGGGCCGAAGTATAAGCGGTGAGGTTTGAGGAACATATTGAGTTCATCCCGGATGACGCCAGGTTGAACGCGTACCCAAGACGCTTCCTCGTTTACCTCGAGAATCTCCGTAAAATATTTGGACACATCGACCACAATACCGGCACCCACCACCTGTCCGGCCAAGGAGGTGCCAGCAGTCCGTGGAATCAGGGAAGTACCATTCGTCCGGGCAAAGTCGATTAACACGCGTAGGTCATGCTTATCACGGGGGTAAGCAACAGCCAATGGCAGCTCCCGATAAGCGGATGCGTCCGTTGCATACAGCAGACGCATCTTCTCATCCCAGAACAGCTCGCCATGCAATTCTTCCGAAAGCAGGAGCAATTGCTCTTCCATAAGGTATTATCCTTTTATTTGTGAGGTATATGTACTTTCAAAAATCTTATCCGCATTGTTGGTCTCGAAACCATCTCTACGGTGTTCCCTTTTGATTTGATCTTTTGGAAGATCCTTAAAGGCAGGAAGGACGCTACGCTCGGCAAATTCTACATAGCTTCCGGCAATTTCCAACGTCTTCCCATCCGCAAATTTCGCATCATATAAAGCCGATACGGTACTACTCTGCCGCAACAGCCCATCATCACTGGTTTTGATCTTCCCGCCAGAAGTATTCAGTTTCACGCCGATACTTTCCAAAAAGGCATTAAATTCTTCCAAAGTGTTATATCCGTCTTTCAGTTCGTGGATACTGATGGTATAATGATTCAAATAATAGCGGTTATAGATTACCCAAGCTGCATATTCACTTTCAGCGAGGAGGGTTTCATATTCCGCGGAAGTTGGCAAATCCCAAAGGGGTTTCTGCAGGAATGCAGCCACTTCAACGCCATTTTTCAGATCCAGCGCATCAACAGGGTCCGTGGTAATGCCCGCAGTATATTTTTGGATGATATCCTGCGCAGCCTGACTCAGCTCGGACACACGCAATTCAGAGACGAAAATCCTAGGGTATTCGTCGGAAGGTGGAGCGAACCAATAGGCATCCAGTTTCTTTCCTTCGAAATAGTAATAATCCATTTTTTTATAGCCAAAAGACAGGAAGATTTTCTCAAAGGATTTGATTCCAAGGTTGGGAACCCCCAAAGTCCTGAAGGCAATATGGTCATTGACGATATCAGCCTGCGCAGAAACAACGCCACGCTCCAATAACGCCTTTGTAATTTTATCTACATCCGAAACATTTTTACGGTAATGCTCGAACAGGTCGTTCAGCACGATATCGATGGGTTTTTGTTCGTCGAAATGCATAGCGAAAATTTAGTGTTATAATTTGAATAAAGTTATCTAAAATTTATCAAACAAGAACAATTGTTCAATAAAAATACAGATAATAAAAATATTATTCAGCAAACTACAATTCTTCGGCAAGAATCTTCTCCAACTCTTCTGCTGTGAGGTTCATATTGATATTTCCATCTTTGGCAAAAGATATCTCGCCGGTTTCCTCCGACACAATAACTGCAACCGCTTCGGAGACTTCCGTTACGCCAATGGCTGCCCGATGGCGCAGACCGAACTGCGGGGGAAGATCCTCACTGTCCGAAAGTGGAAGCACGGAGCTTGCCGTCATAATGCGATTGTCCACAACGATCACAGCCCCATCATGCAAAGGCGAATTCTTGAAGAAGATGGTCTCCAATAAGCGCTTGGATATGGGTGCATCGATGATTGTACCACTCGTTTGGTAATATTCCTCATCAAAATAACGAGAGAACACCAATAAAGCCCCAGTTTTTGATTTGGACATGTTCTGGCAGGCCTCTACAATGGGCTTTATAAACTCTGAA is a genomic window containing:
- a CDS encoding FAD-binding and (Fe-S)-binding domain-containing protein, whose protein sequence is MEEQLLLLSEELHGELFWDEKMRLLYATDASAYRELPLAVAYPRDKHDLRVLIDFARTNGTSLIPRTAGTSLAGQVVGAGIVVDVSKYFTEILEVNEEASWVRVQPGVIRDELNMFLKPHRLYFGPETSTANRAMIGGMVGNNSCGSNSLIYGSAREHTIEVQALLSDGSEVTFKALTYDEFDRKCNQGDLEGQLYKQCRSLLSNYRNQEEIRAHFPKPSVHRRNTGYAIDLLLETDPFTAGKEPFNFCKLICGSEGTLAFITEIKLHVDPLPSLPSGLLCVHFHTLKDALQGNLIVLKHKPLVSELMDHYILERTKDNLEQSKNRFFVSGEPQAILIAEYDGVDEAAIRAKVAEVEADLLAHGIGYHFPLVLGAAKKNVWDLRKAGLGLLSNVPGDDKPVAVIEDTAVDVADLPAYIADFNIILEKYKLYAVHYAHAATGELHLRPIINLKTQEGNELFREIALEIAHLVKKYKGSLSGEHGDGRLRGEFIPLMIGDHNYALLKEIKKTWDPLGIFNPGKIVDTPAMNTFLRYKPGQQERTIKTVFRYGPQTVLQHAEQCNGSGDCRKSHLSGGTMCPSYMATKNEKDTTRARANILREMLTNSEKANPFDHQEIKEVMDLCLSCKACKSECPSSVDMAKLKAEFLQGYYDSHGVPFRSRMIGHVDAMTKLMQPIAGLYNVVAGNKYTSRLVKNILGFAPEREIPKIASTTLRKWFQQKDKPFVGNRKAIKSVYFFCDEFTNFNEVELGKKAILLLERLGYEVLMVPHAFSGRALISKGLLRDAKKLANKNVEIFRDRLDKDTQLLAVEPSTILTFRDEYVDLVDDHLLADAERIAPLAVTFEEYILQEFEQGHISSAQFDDQAQDILLHGHCQQKAWGLLPTVSKVLGIPSNYNVKQIPSGCCGMAGSFGYEKEHYALSQQIGELVLFPAVRGKADTTIVAAPGSSCRHQIKDGTGVIAQHPIEILWKALKG
- a CDS encoding DUF1338 domain-containing protein, whose product is MHFDEQKPIDIVLNDLFEHYRKNVSDVDKITKALLERGVVSAQADIVNDHIAFRTLGVPNLGIKSFEKIFLSFGYKKMDYYYFEGKKLDAYWFAPPSDEYPRIFVSELRVSELSQAAQDIIQKYTAGITTDPVDALDLKNGVEVAAFLQKPLWDLPTSAEYETLLAESEYAAWVIYNRYYLNHYTISIHELKDGYNTLEEFNAFLESIGVKLNTSGGKIKTSDDGLLRQSSTVSALYDAKFADGKTLEIAGSYVEFAERSVLPAFKDLPKDQIKREHRRDGFETNNADKIFESTYTSQIKG
- the cdaA gene encoding diadenylate cyclase CdaA → MDGLDFNLLSGFRLLDFIDILLVAIIIYYVYSLIKGTIAVNILIGVGLFYGIYLVVKQMEMRLLTEIFGGFISVGSIALIVVFQQEIRRFLLHIGKNISLRRKKFFWTIFGAKKSTHKDNSEFIKPIVEACQNMSKSKTGALLVFSRYFDEEYYQTSGTIIDAPISKRLLETIFFKNSPLHDGAVIVVDNRIMTASSVLPLSDSEDLPPQFGLRHRAAIGVTEVSEAVAVIVSEETGEISFAKDGNINMNLTAEELEKILAEEL